Proteins encoded by one window of Carassius auratus strain Wakin chromosome 8, ASM336829v1, whole genome shotgun sequence:
- the LOC113107212 gene encoding 5-aminolevulinate synthase, erythroid-specific, mitochondrial-like yields MSAFLHHCPFLKSTPGPSLRNVAAYFGLADRCPIIVRQISVKVTQSSEEKDLLPQKELKRQLATTATQVAISMSQSCPFVSSKIGLVKASPQVQEDVQPNLGNQDNSGLMSSLFSGLQCYQSTGPTHLLEDNFTRPSFNYDDFFTQKIVEKKTDHTYRIFKTVNRFAEVFPYAEDYSIPGRVGSQVSVWCSNDYLGMSRHPRVVKAIGEALQKHGAGAGGTRNISGTSNYHVALESELARLHQKDGALVFSSCFVANDSTLFTLAKMLPGCEIYSDMGNHASMIQGIRNSGAKRFIFRHNDASHLEELLSRSDPLTPKIVAFETVHSMDGAICPLEELCDVAHKYGALTFVDEVHAVGLYGAHGAGVGERDNVMHKIDIVSGTLGKAFGCVGGYIASTAALVDTVRSYAAGFIFTTSLPPMVLAGALESVRVLKSPEGQALRRAHQRNVKHMRQLLLDAGLPVINCPSHIIPIRVGNAAKNSQVCDILLEKHNIYVQAINYPTVPRGEELLRLAPSPFHNPIMMNYFVEKLLEVWQEVGLPLNGPAMASCTFCDRPLYFDLMSEWEKSYFGNMEPRYITVAAQ; encoded by the exons ATGTCTGCTTTTCTGCATCACTGCCCCTTCTTGAAGTCCACTCCAGGCCCTTCTCTAAGGAATGTGGCAGCTTACTTTGGACTGGCTGACCGATGTCCGATCATTGTCCGCCAGATCTCTGTAAAAGTCACCCAGTCCTCTGAGGAAAAAG ACCTCCTCCCTCAAAAGGAGCTAAAGCGGCAATTGGCGACCACAGCCACTCAGGTGGCGATCTCCATGTCCCAGAGCTGTCCTTTTGTTTCCTCTAAGATTGGACTAGTTAAAGCCAGTCCACAAGTGCAGGAGGATGTCCAGCCCAATCTGGGGAATCAAGATAACTCTG GCTTGATGAGCTCGCTGTTCAGTGGCTTGCAGTGTTATCAGTCCACTGGTCCTACACACCTTCTTGAAGACAACTTTA CCAGACCCAGTTTCAACTACGATGACTTCTTCACTCAGAAGATTGTGGAAAAGAAGACTGACCATACTTACCGTATCTTTAAGACGGTGAACCGTTTTGCAGAGGTTTTTCCTTATGCTGAGGACTATTCCATCCCTGGACGCGTGGGCTCCCAGGTGTCTGTGTGGTGCAGTAATGATTACCTGGGAATGAGTCGACATCCCCGTGTTGTCAAGGCCATAGG AGAGGCTTTGCAGAAGCATGGTGCAGGAGCAGGTGGCACCCGAAATATCTCTGGGACGAGTAACTATCACGTGGCCCTGGAGAGCGAACTGGCCCGTCTACACCAGAAAGATGGAGCACTGGTCTTTTCTTCCTGCTTTGTAGCCAATGATTCCACTCTCTTTACGTTGGCTAAAATGCTCCCAG GCTGTGAGATCTACTCAGACATGGGGAATCATGCCTCCATGATCCAGGGCATCAGGAACAGTGGGGCCAAACGCTTCATTTTCCGACACAATGATGCCAGTCATCTGGAGGAGCTGCTCAGCCGCTCAGATCCACTCACACCCAAAATCGTGGCTTTTGAGACTGTTCATTCAATGGATG GTGCAATTTGCCCTCTAGAAGAACTATGTGATGTAGCACATAAATATGGAGCTCTGACTTTTGTGGATGAGGTCCATGCTGTCGGACTTTATGGGGCTCACGGAGCAGGTGTAGGAGAGAGAGACAATGTCATGCACAAGATCGATATTGTCTCTGGAACTCTAG GTAAGGCCTTTGGCTGTGTGGGTGGTTACATAGCCAGCACTGCTGCCCTGGTGGACACTGTGCGCTCCTACGCCGCCGGTTTCATCTTCACTACCTCCTTGCCTCCCATGGTGCTGGCGGGGGCTCTGGAATCGGTGCGTGTGCTGAAGAGCCCAGAAGGCCAAGCTTTGCGAAGAGCCCATCAGAGAAACGTCAAACACATGAGACAGCTGTTGCTGGATGCTGGACTGCCTGTGATCAACTGCCCTAGCCACATCATTCCCATTCGG GTTGGAAATGCAGCAAAAAACTCTCAGGTGTGTGATATTCTGTTGGAGAAACACAACATCTATGTGCAGGCCATAAATTACCCAACAGTGCCTCGTGGAGAAGAGCTGTTGCGGTTGGCTCCTTCTCCTTTCCACAATCCCATTATGATGAACTATTTTGTAG AGAAACTGTTGGAAGTCTGGCAGGAGGTTGGACTACCGCTGAATGGACCAGCTATGGCATCCTGCACCTTCTGTGACCGGCCTCTTTATTTTGACCTCATGAGCGAGTGGGAAAAGTCCTACTTTGGGAATATGGAGCCGAGATACATCACTGTGGCTGCACAGTGA